A part of Kryptolebias marmoratus isolate JLee-2015 linkage group LG8, ASM164957v2, whole genome shotgun sequence genomic DNA contains:
- the wnt5a gene encoding protein Wnt-5a, with translation MNLRRPGVSQPVCWPFGSLLDSRNCVFALTLVMLLMQVVVEANSWWSLAMNPLLIPEAYIIGAQPLCSQLPGLSAGQKKLCQLYQDHMQYIGEGAKMGIRECQYQFRHRRWNCSTVDNSSVFGRVMHIGSRETAFTYAISAAGVVNAVSRACREGELSSCGCSRAARPKDLPRDWLWGGCGDNLNYGYRFSREFVDAREREKSYPKESYENARLLMNLHNNEAGRRLVSDLADAQCKCHGVSGSCSLKTCWLQLADFRKVGDALKEKYDSAAAMKLNPRGRLVQMHSKFNPPTSHDLVYIDSSPDYCLKNQSTGSLGTVGRLCNKTSEGMDGCELMCCGRGYDQYKAQIVERCHCKFHWCCYVKCKRCTRIVDQFVCK, from the exons ATGAACCTGAGACGCCCTGGTGTCAGTCAGCCAGTTTGCTGGCCCTTTGGCAGCCTGTTGGACTCCAGAAACTGTGTCTTCGCCCTGACACTCGTCATGCTCCTCATGCAGGTGGTGGTGGAGGCCAACTCATGGTG GTCTTTGGCCATGAACCCTTTACTGATCCCAGAGGCCTACATCATCGGCGCCCAGCCTCTGTGCAGCCAGCTGCCGGGCCTGTCTGCGGGCCAGAAGAAGCTGTGCCAGCTCTACCAGGACCACATGCAGTACATCGGTGAAGGCGCCAAGATGGGGATCAGAGAGTGCCAGTACCAGTTCAGACATCGGCGCTGGAACTGCAGCACCGTGGACAACTCCTCTGTTTTTGGACGTGTCATGCATATag GCAGCCGAGAAACGGCGTTCACCTACGCCATCAGCGCGGCGGGGGTGGTGAATGCGGTGAGCCGTGCCTGCAGAGAGGGCGAGCTGTCCAGCTGTGGGTGCAGTCGTGCCGCACGTCCCAAAGACCTCCCCAGAGACTGGCTGTGGGGCGGCTGTGGAGACAACCTGAACTACGGCTACAGGTTCTCCAGGGAGTTTGTGGACGCTCGTGAGAGGGAGAAAAGTTATCCTAAAGAATCATATGAAAATGCACGGCTGCTGATGAATCTTCACAACAATGAGGCAGGAAGGAGG CTGGTGTCAGACCTCGCCGATGCCCAATGCAAGTGCCACGGCGTGTCAGGCTCCTGCAGCCTCAAGACCTGCTGGCTGCAGCTGGCTGACTTCCGTAAGGTGGGAGACGCACTCAAGGAGAAGTATGACAGCGCCGCAGCCATGAAACTCAACCCACGTGGGAGGCTGGTGCAGATGCACAGCAAGTTCAACCCTCCCACGAGTCACGATTTGGTGTACATCGACTCCAGTCCAGACTACTGCTTGAAGAACCAAAGCACGGGCTCCCTGGGCACGGTGGGGCGCCTCTGCAACAAAACCTCCGAGGGCATGGATGGGTGCGAGCTGATGTGCTGCGGCAGAGGTTACGACCAGTACAAGGCCCAGATAGTGGAGCGCTGCCACTGCAAGTTCCACTGGTGCTGCTACGTCAAGTGCAAGCGCTGCACCAGAATCGTAGACCAATTTGTCTGCAAGTGA